A stretch of DNA from Montipora capricornis isolate CH-2021 chromosome 1, ASM3666992v2, whole genome shotgun sequence:
TGACAAAATCAGTTTGAAAAAGCCAATAATGTTTTTGCATTTGTGACACAAAGTCTGTCACCGGGTTATTCGTTCTCGCCCAGCAAAACTGAGAATCGTTTTCTTTTACAACATCAAAGAAAGGTATACTCTAAGATTGTTCgtaaaatggcaattttaattCACCACAGTTTCGTGATGTTTTGTTTCAGTATAATCCTCTTTGATTCTCATTTTGTGTATCAAGGCCCCAAATTGTAACATATTCTAAACGAGTATTTAGAAccattttttagttttctaCTTGATTAAGTATCGCGTCAGCACACACGTTGGGCGGTAATCAGAGAACATTAAAATGCAACACAAAtcttcttctgttccttcttttgtcCTGAGTTTCTGCCACGAAACATATCTGCGAGTAGCTTTTCAAGTCTGTTCCTTGTTGTTGGTTTGTTTTCTTCATGAAGGAACGACATCTGTGAATCCTGGTCTCGTCAGTTCATGTTTTGTAGCTATCGCTATCCCATCTGCTTCGGGAATTCAATGAAGACTGAGGAAAGAAAGCAGAAAATCAAAATACTTTTCAACCTGTCATCATTTTAACATATGTGATTACATTTGTTTGTGCTAGTACTGCTCGCACTTTGAGTGCAATAACCACGATGGTCATCGGTTTGAATCAGTGGAATCAGTGCCATCAGAAGAAATCAAAGCCTGCATTGCGCGCATGAACAAAGGGAACAACTCTAATGGAGCGTTAGCAGAGCGTTCATGGTCTACTGTCTAATGGAATCTCTCTGTGgattccacaaaaaaattaccTTCAAAATCGACGAGAATGCCTTTCTCAGGAGAAAATGAGAGTTACTTGAAAAAACAATGTTACACATGACGGTGATAATTTCCAAACGGGTGGACTtattaaggacgtttgcgcccattgctactgcgcatcttttcgcacatgtcacgcatcgtagaccacgcaggtaaacacgatgctaaaggcgcaaaaattttccacaagaatggaacatgaaagtatgtggcatcatgggatagctgtggacccaggtcttctcggaaatgtcacgcaatggcgtgacagtgcgaatagacaatcgctttgagaacttcgcagcgattttactctcttgaatgctcggtgacccccatttttctttccgtagatcacttcctttcttgattttgtccattttaacaaaaaacaaaaaaaatctgtacgtgagaagttacaaatatttggccttttatgctctcgtgcgaccgaagttttctttcttagactaatatgtatcgtttttcaatttcacctcagaaaaagacatcagttgcaaaggttaatttagttatattagttatgttgaactgagtacgtttacctgatctaaaattcactcatgtagctttttttattgctgacagttgtaagctaagatcgtcttaaagtaacgcaatcttctaaaaatgcacctcatgatctcgaaaacgagcacggtgaccccccattttttttgcctttttggcaaaagtagatcattacctttctgcgtggcaagtttaaaagaaatctgtacgtgggaacgttttgggcgcgaacgtccttaatgaaAGTAAACTCATTCATTCGTGTTAATTATCTCAAAAGCATGAAGAAATGCAGACTTTGCGAGGAACTTTCACATTTCTTGTCGACTTCAGCCAAAGTTGAAAAAGCCTTATCTTGCCCTTTGTCTTAATAGCCACACGTATTTGCACACAATTTATGCATGTATGCATGTTGCCCATATGCATGTGGCGCTAAACGCGAGGTCGATTTTGATAGGGCACAAAAAAACAGACAGGAATTCCACaataccattttcgagttttaaactagtgattaactaaagatttttcCGAAGCACCTAAAAGagcgtgacatagctcctttaagTGTAATAGTCTGCaacaaaactaactgcaaattgctctgatagacgttttcctgcatgtcaagagttacactaaacaaacgtatatgccacacactaaggaaggactgaacatgttgtttccgcttcataatttcccttcttttcagtctaatctaaAGAcaggttattttttttttttggctcacGTTTGTACCAATGGTATCGCAGAAAGACGGGAGTTGcggtgtagcacttttatttgacGGGGTTcaatttttgcggattttgcaGATAAtacttgatccgcaaaaataaTTTCCAGTAAAATTAAAAACCGTAAAAATTTACTTCCGTTAATATAACTAAAAGtggcttttaatccacatacAGTGGGATCAAAAACATCgttcattttgatatttgcattgagaaaaagcaattggaGTTTGCTACAAATAAGACGAAAGGACAAAAGGTTGAGacaatacttttccagtctctgaggcataagaaacgaactccAAGCAGGCAATTAAAAGGTCACGTTAACCTTGCTCTAAATGCAATGGGTCATCCGAAGGGACACCATTTCCTAAGGCCTCCaggatgccacattttttccacccgttctcgatgattgagggggagtttttcaccaaaaagtaaTAGAAGATGAAAATAGTCTAGCTGCTTGAAAGGAAAACCGCAAAGATGAGTTCCTAGCGGAAATTTCAGTCAATTCGCGCCGGAAAACTTTGTTCTCGCAAACCTCAAAAAATCAccaatccgcaaaataaaagaaCCGCAAAAATCCGCAAAAATTTCATGCCACACGGTAACAGTAAAAgtcaagccaaaagacagatgaataaaaaataacatagtttttatatacaactctgaatttcgaattcCCAGCGAACGATTAGTTACAATTGATCGTAAAAACACGGAAGAAAttaatcacgtgctaggcagccacaaaggtgcacgtgacCACTGtgtgtcaaggttcttgtttacaaTGAATGAAGAATGTTAATCCTTCGTCGCTTTTAGGGTTAAACAACATACGTTTTTGCCAAGAAACGtacgtctttcgttttttagtttgttgtaatatttggtagtagccaaaacgcggggccggggtcggggtgtcttttttttcccaaattttttggtttcaatctttgtcgttattctcctgtaatgctATATTTGAAAGGTTGgcatctttctttcatttatggtggaaattattcaaaaaaatatggaacatatggaagctacgaaagggacatctttgtttgtttttcgaaattaagagaatttcagactgaaattggagtttttgtggggaatatacgctaactgCTAGAGACACTGAAggctcgctgagctccacattttaaaaccacattttaatgtttacttcttaaaaacattctccgcaatacaattaaaacgaaaaagaacatagccacagttccacgatagtcgtcacacaacgttctcatttgcttgtttttgcaaaattgttttcaatgttgtcgTGTTTTTTATCGtgatattggattcgatcccttgacgtccgaatagaattagggagcttaagcaacgacaacggcgacggcaacgagaacgtcacgaatttgcatatttagggCCGGGTCGCACTAGAGCCAATTTTGTTTACTTCCAATTTTTGGCGAggacaaaattggcaaaaatttcgcaagggccaaattttggcGGTGGTCGCATTGGACCAACATGTTTGAGCCAAAACTTCGCTGATTGACATATGTTTTTGCTCTGCTTGTGACCACGTCTCGtactttactttcttttttcctttgctatcatttgtgttgttgtttccaCCGCTGTTACTGCTTTCCACACTTGGAATCGAAGCGAGCGAAGGAGACTGACTTGCTTCCATGCTTGAAAGGGACGGAGATTGTCTTGCCGCCGTCTCTTCGCTACTGAATTGGTGCTGGAAGCCGGATCCAGGGTAGGAGTCATAGGCATTTCGAAAAAACTGCCGCTCGTATTCCGCGTTTCCATTATAAAAACCATAGAAAGAAGGGTCAGGTGGaccgggaaaaaaataattttgtcccGACATCGTACGTGCTAACCTGCACTAGCCGAGCAAAGTAATTTTCCCCGCCGTAACTTGATCCAAgtatatttgaagaaaaatgacaCCTAAATggttaaacaaacaaaattgtttgcTTTGCGAAAATTTGGAAGCCTCCGAGGCAGCACTTCGGCGTCTCTGAAGATTGGCGAAAATTTGGCAATCCGAAAAAAATTGGCAAGTTTTTGAAACTGGGGGTCGCACTTATTTTACGCTACTTGGTGACAGATTTATTActtatgcaaacaaaattggcGAAAATTCGCGCTAGTGCGACCCGGCccttagtgggtaaaaacaatagctttgcacgccctgcacgtgcgtttttcacttttgtccagttcgttgccgtcgtcagcaaaacaacaacgtgaaatggccaagtttttggttttgtaAAGAActtcagcacttgaggataaattttcattttctctcctaaaatggagtgccgttccgactggtgtcatctttgaggaattaccacacccttggcatattaaaaacgttgaaataatCCCGAAGCGATtgaaataacgcaaatttatattttgagatgacgttctcgttgccgtcgccgttgtcgttgcttaagctccctattgactagcaagttcccgtgcgactttggctttactacaaaccgtttgtagtaaagaCAGAACAACATGGCATCAACACgaacaaaaaagcaaatgagAACATCGCGTGACTGGGTGACAATCATCGTGGAACTGcgattttggtttttttttcttaacaagtaaatgctattttaaagtgCGAAggtcagcgagtcttcagtggttctggcagttggcgtatatttcataaactccaatttcagcatcTTCGGAAATTATCTTagtttcgaaaaacaaactccgattttcggaaagactaagtcagatgctcgcaaaaacGAACTTCGAATTtgaaacacacacacaaaaaaaaacaatgttcgatttcgagaaaaaaaactaagatgtcCGCAAGTTCCTTAAcgtttttgactaatttccaccataaatgaaggacattcgaaaataacagtacaggagaataacgacaaaaattgagacaaaaaaaaaggaaaaagaaagaaaaaaaaggcaccCCGACACCGACACCGACCCcggccccgaccccggccccgcgtttcgGCTACTAAGTAATATTtgaaaaactcgtgcttcgtgtttcatcggggttttAAACACGAGTGTTtgaaaccccgatgaaacacgaagcacaaGTTTTTGAAATCACTTctccaacaaaagaaaattagtttaaaTTATCATTTGAATAAGTTTTCTCAGTTCAACTATTATATTTGAGACGTGAAATGTGCATGATCCTCAAAAAAATGTACATGATGTTTATGATCCTATCACCTAATTGCTGCGCTGTgacaatttttgaatattcatcAACTAATGTCACGTTGTTACGTAGCTGTTTTTCAGTTCTGAGCGAACACGTTGCTTCGCAAAGCAAATGACAGAGTGTAGATTTACTGAGACCTCCTAAAACTagcaaagaagagaaaaagtgCGTGGCCAGCGCTATTCCGAGGTAACGTGTGCATCTAGTctgataaagtggaataaagtacatcagtggCTGCGGCCGCACTAGGAGAGTTAACTGGGTTTATTTTTCAGAAACCtggttaaaaattttaaataacttAGCTTGGTTAAAGGTtggttataataaaataacgGGGTTACATTTTATGAGCGGCCGCACTGAAATGGGTTACGAAGTGGGTTAACTCGATTGACGTCATCAGATAAACCATCAAAATGGCAGACTTCGAGGACCATGTTGTTATATTCTcggttctttttctttgttttcgtttcCTTTCTCGCTGCTCACGGCTAAGGCAGTCCCTCTTCCTCCTAATGCGCACTACGCAAATTTCTAAGGCAGTTCTTTCAACCATGATGTTAATTTCGCGTAGACGTCAGAGTGGTCTCCGTCACCGTCGAATGAATCGTCTTAGAGTCTGGGTATATCCGAGAGACCAGCGATGGTTTGGGGAAATCCATAGGAATCCTGCCATGCACGGCTTTTTCAGAGAGCACTTTAGAATGAGCTTCGATTCCTTTCAAGCCCTTTGTCGCATTCTGTCGCCATTTATGGCAAAAAGAAACACTCGCTTCCGTGCAGCGGTACCGATAGAGAAGCGTGTGGCAATTGGACTGTGGCGTCTAGGAACTGGAGAAAGTTATCGCTCTACATCTATTACGTTTGGTGTAGGAAAATGCACTGCGCTTAACATTGTTCACGATTTCATTCGTGCTCTGTTTCACGTCAGAGAAGATTACATCTCTTTTCCGACCAATGGAAGGGAATTAGGAAACGTAATgaacaaatttgaattaaaatatGGCTTACCTCAGGTCGCAGGCGTTATTGATGGGAGCCACGTAAAAATTAAAGCCCCTCAAGAGGATCACGAAGCATATTATAACCGAAAGCAATGTTATTCGATTGTTCTACAGGGAGTAACTGACTCAGAATGCAAGTTTTTAGACGCTAGTGCGGGGTACCCTGGAAGTGTTCATGATGCGAGGATTTTTCGTCGAAGCGATCTTTTCAGGCAAATTTCTACGGGTGATATAATGGGAGAGACTAGGGTCATCAACAATGTAAACGTAAGGCCGTATTTGATTGGGGACACTGCCTAACCCCTACGTCCTTACCTCATGACGGCCTACCACAGCGGACGCTTAACCCCACCCCAACAAAGGTTTAACAAGGTGCTTACGAAGCTACGGGTGGTTGTGGAAAGAGCTTACGGAAAATTGAAGATGCGTTGGCGATGCATTCTAAAGGAATTAGAGGATGACACTCAAAGAGTGGCAGATATCACACTAGCTTGCTGCATTTTACACAATTTCAGTATCATCATGGGAGACGATTTCGATGATTCTGATGAGGATGAAAGcagtgatgacgatgatgacgatggacgagaagatgatgatgaaggtCAGGAGATAAGACGAGCCCTCACAGAATACCTCTCACAGTAGCATAATTAGAAAGTGTCGTATCGGACGAGTGCAACGCTTTTCCCctcgattttcttcttttttgtactACTCACTATGCCTGGAGTTCAATACCCTCTCTTTTAAGGGGCGAGGTCGTGGTGTGTGCCATTCGGTTGGGCGTGGGCACGGGGCGAGAGGGGGGGGGGACGGGGGACGGGGGTGGAGTAGAAGAATGAGTTTTCCTAAGATGATTGGAAACTTTGATTATACCACACACGTGTTTTCATTGCACATCTCTCAGATTAAACCCTTTAGTGGAGTCTCTGAAACCCAGCGAAAAAGATTTATGTTGAAGGTCCCCAACCGAGATACAAGTCCACAGCAGATGTCTTGACATCATTTTATAGTATTGAATAatacttttttattttaatttgaacatttcagttgagttatagcggagctccgcgcgcgccaaaggcgaaaatatggtaacccatcgatgtgagaaaatttggttttatagccatgacgtcataaacgtccgtacgtacaacgtacgtccgtacgtccgtccgccccttcatgtatgccaatgtgaccagtacacgtaaccatatcacgggctcaagtttagagctcatccaggaggcaatactccatttgacagacagagcgcaaaaaccgctagacatgcgcactagaatcacacttgtgttgccgccattccattttcaaaatggcggacgacaaatcaaaatccaccACGTCATTGTGGAGGCTGTCACGCCGCTGGCGTTCCtctgagaaaatttgcaaaaagatgatctgaatctgccatcattcaacgatgcttcagagccgtcagggaagagatcggaccaaaaccagttcgcctaaagcaatagagtttttgaccagcttcgaagcttcatttgacgttcgttgtttagagttttgcgtttcttaaggtggtcggttactctttaagctcagaacagagatatgttggaggtaaattgttttcgcaaaacatatcaaatatgacttttttttcgttgatatgaaaatttttgagaggtgtttaaaggtggaattccgatttcatacaccaagagagactttttcaaatcgaagtttgaggaaaagcaggtttttttaccgctagtgttcgtcttcacagttgtaactggttttacacagaaaagcgaagtccattgccttatactttcacgccactcgatatagtttgtgaggttttggggtcgtaagttgtcctgaaatgcatataacgtacatgtatgtttttaacttcgagttaatatcttgtcgacattgttcatgtaatacaatgtaagttttctCGCTTTATAAGCCAAGGCGACAGAGCGGCTGCCTGTTGTATTTAACACAGCGGCAAATATTCACAACAAaccctgttatttttttccctttaacaacGTTCATTGTTATGTCTTGTGtaaccaaaaataaaatatgtcaactgtcacatctgactgctgggggattgtgtgctttttcaagtttatgggacTCTTTGCAAAGGGCGAGTTTGTTAATTCAACAAAGTAAGCTGCTTTTTCCGTTTAGAGACTGAAAATGTCAGCAAATGTGCAGAgcgctttttttggcttttgatgcCAGCAAAACAGTTCACCACACTAGAAAATGATATGCGAGGGCCACTTCCTACTGGCTGACAAAGACAACAGAAATTGCCACATAGGTGAATGCATTTCACCAACGAAGGTGATTGTGGGAATAACATTACAATAGTTGCAATAATAATCTGCATTTAATTGAATTTCCCCTATCCCTCATTATAGATTCTATGCCCCCTTCTTTGTCAGTGCATAAAATCTGCCAAGAGAACTGAAGTACTAAGTTACACAGAATTAGTCAGACAAGTAGAAAACCCTCAAGGATCAAAAGCAGGAGCTGGATAttaagcag
This window harbors:
- the LOC138056921 gene encoding uncharacterized protein, which encodes MSFDSFQALCRILSPFMAKRNTRFRAAVPIEKRVAIGLWRLGTGESYRSTSITFGVGKCTALNIVHDFIRALFHVREDYISFPTNGRELGNVMNKFELKYGLPQVAGVIDGSHVKIKAPQEDHEAYYNRKQCYSIVLQGVTDSECKFLDASAGYPGSVHDARIFRRSDLFRQISTGDIMGETRVINNVNVRPYLIGDTA